Proteins from a single region of Oryza brachyantha chromosome 6, ObraRS2, whole genome shotgun sequence:
- the LOC102706290 gene encoding uncharacterized protein LOC102706290, with product MSFLAGRLAAKEGAYFLQESKHAAGRLAGKLPSPSPAPGPAAAQPSASPDVLPEILRHSVPIRATPPPGEPSLSASSRWALPRGGAEAVGLSPDALNPLRSYVSLPQATFGPKRWELPSEQPNYSASTANERRRDRHPPPMDPEKLKAVVAGYSQIGKAFVAATILVFGGATAVLLYTADKLQLHSVNDVRTKGRDAVQPRADMIKEQIAPLRSWAEEMSRKWHFEGDKDAKEKSIIRELSRALGSRTPPN from the exons atgaGCTTCCTggccggccgcctcgccgccaagGAGGGCGCCTACTTCCTCCAGGAGTCCAagcacgccgccggccgcctcgcgGGGAagctcccctccccctcccccgcgcccGGGCCAGCCGCGGCTCAGCCGTCCGCGTCGCCCGACGTGCTCCCGGAGATCCTCCGCCACTCCGTGCCCATCAGGGCGACGCCGCCCCCGGGGGAGCCCTCGCTCTCCGCGTCCTCCCGCTGGGCCCTCCCgcggggcggcgccgaggccgtCGGATTGTCCCCTGACGCGCTCAACCCGCTCCGCTCGTACGTCTCTCTCCCGCAGGCCACCTTCGGCCCCAAAAG ATGGGAGCTTCCGAGTGAGCAACCTAACTACTCTGCCTCAACAGCCAATGAGCGGCGGCGTGATAGGCACCCACCTCCCATGGACCCCGAAAAGTTGAAGGCTGTAGTTGCTGGATATTCTCAGA TTGGGAAGGCATTTGTTGCTGCAACTATATTGGTGTTTGGAGGAGCAACTGCTGTCCTATTATACACAGCAGATAAGCTGCAGTTGCATTCG GTAAATGATGTCAGAACTAAAGGAAGAGATGCAGTGCAACCACGAGCCGATATGATCAAAGAACAAATAGCTCCGTTGAGAAGCTGG GCCGAAGAGATGTCCCGAAAATGGCATTTTGAAGGAGATAAAGATGCCAAGGAGAAGTCCATCATTAGAGAGCTTTCAAGAGCACTTGGCTCTAGGACACCACCAAATTGA
- the LOC102715122 gene encoding acetylserotonin O-methyltransferase 1-like, with amino-acid sequence MSQGQDELNTEDLLHGSAQVLHHFMSSLKSQALRCACGLAIPAALHRLGGAATAAALLDETGLHPSRLPYLRRLMRALAVSGIFVAVSGATAGNDDAGSAETVYSLTPASRLLVGDRPSSAMSAMLNPRPEAGFAMFFKLEEWFRDKSGAGGTLFKMAHGVTSPWELAREDGAYNTVLNKASAADTTLVMDVALRGRGGDVFRGLTSLVDVGGGYGTAAVAIARAFPHVKCTVMDLQQVISEAPDDGSVQFVAGDAFESVPPAQAALLKNVLDCWSDEDCVKMLRQCKKAIATRDAGGKVVIINVVVGQGANDVAIRETQVLYDMYVMSVDGIERDEHEWRKIFLEAGFSDYRIMPILGYQSIIEVFP; translated from the exons ATGTCGCAAGGCCAGGACGAGCTCAATACCGAGGACTTGCTGCATGGCAGTGCTCAGGTCCTCCACCACTTCATGAGCTCGCTCAAGTCGCAGGCCCTCCGCTGCGCCTGCGGCCTCGCCATCCCCGCCGCGCTCCAccgcctcggcggcgccgccacggccgccgccctcctcgacGAGACCGGCCTCCACCCGTCCAGGCTACCCTACCTCCGCCGGCTCATGCGCGCGCTCGCCGTCTCCGGCAtcttcgtcgccgtctccggcgCCACTGCAGGTAATGACGATGCTGGTAGCGCTGAGACCGTGTACTCGCTCACGCCGGcgtcccgcctcctcgtcggcgacaGGCCGAGCTCGGCCATGTCGGCGATGCTGAACCCGCGACCGGAGGCCGGGTTCGCCATGTTCTTCAAGCTGGAAGAGTGGTTCAGGGACAAGAGCGGGGCCGGCGGGACGCTGTTCAAGATGGCGCACGGCGTCACCTCGCCGTGGGAGCTGGCCAGGGAAGACGGCGCCTACAACACCGTCCTGAACaaggcctccgccgccgacaccACCTTGGTAATGGACGTCGCCCtgcgagggcgcggcggcgacgtcttCCGCGGCCTCACCTCGCtggtcgacgtcggcggcgggtacggcacggccgccgtcgccatcgccaggGCATTCCCACACGTCAAGTGCACCGTGATGGACCTCCAGCAGGTGATCAGCGAGGCGCCTGACGACGGTTCGGTGCagttcgtcgccggcgacgcgttCGAGTCCGTTCCACCCGCTCAAGCTGCTTTACTCAAG AATGTTTTGGATTGCTGGAGCGACGAGGACTGTGTGAAGATGCTTCGCCAGTGCAAGAAGGCGATCGCAACACGAGACGCCGGAGGAAAGGTGGTAATCATAAACGTTGTGGTCGGGCAGGGAGCAAATGACGTCGCGATCAGAGAGACGCAGGTGTTGTACGACATGTACGTGATGAGCGTCGATGGGATAGAGCGAGATGAGCACGAATGGCGGAAGATCTTCTTGGAGGCCGGATTCAGTGATTACAGGATCATGCCGATATTAGGTTATCAGTCGATCATCGAGGTTTTTCCATGA